From a single Candoia aspera isolate rCanAsp1 chromosome 2, rCanAsp1.hap2, whole genome shotgun sequence genomic region:
- the TKTL1 gene encoding transketolase-like protein 1 translates to MASSYVKPKEKTLQTLGDIANRLRIRSIRATCASNSGHPTSCCSAAEIMSVVFFHTMRYRPNEPGHPSNDRFVLSKGHAAPVLYAAWAEAGFIKEPELLNLRKIDSDLEGHPTPRLPFVDVATGSLGQGLGAACGMAYTGKYFDKASYRVYCLLGDGESSEGSVWEALQFGSHYQLDNLVAIVDVNRLGQSEAAPLGHDTDVYRKRCEAFGWNTCVVDGHDVEELCQALWQASQQKRKPTMIVAKTFKGRGIPGVENADNWHGKPIPKDKVESILHTIQSQIQTNDVWSIQPPVQDVPPISTVDIRMPSSPTYNIGEKVATRKAYGLALVKLGKANKHVVVLDGDTKNSTFAELFKQAYPERYIECYIAEQNMVSVALGCAARNRTIAFASTFAAFFTRAFDHIRMGAISQSNIKLCGSHSGISIGEDGPSQMALEDLAMFRTIPGCTVFYPSDAVSTEHAVSLAANIKGICFIRTSRPETPVLYSQEEKFGVGHAKVVRMSDADRVTVIGAGVTLHEALLAADELSKQGIHIRIIDPFTIKPLDADTIISNARATGGHIITVEDHYKEGGIGEAVAAAVSGEPGILVQSLAVSGVPRSGKPAELLDLFGISAKHIITAVKSTFAN, encoded by the exons ATGGCTAGCAGCTACGTTAAGCCGAAGGAGAAGACTCTGCAAACGCTAGGAGATATTGCTAATCGTCTTCGGATTCGCTCTATTCGCGCAACCTGCGCTTCGAACTCCGG ACACCCGACATCATGTTGCAGTGCTGCAGAGATCATGTCTGTGGTGTTCTTTCATACCATGCGCTACAGACCAAATGAACCAGGCCACCCCAGCAATGACCGCTTCGTGCTCTCTAAG GGCCATGCTGCACCTGTGCTCTATGCTGCATGGGCAGAAGCTGGCTTTATCAAGGAGCCCGAGCTGTTAAACTTGAGGAAAATAGACTCTGACCTGGAAGGTCACCCAACTCCT AGGCTCCCTTTTGTGGATGTGGCCACTGGTTCATTGGGACAGGGTCTGGGAGCTGCCTGTGGAATGGCCTATACAGGGAAATACTTTGATAAAGCCAG TTACCGAGTTTATTGCCTGCTGGGCGATGGTGAATCCTCAGAGGGGTCAGTATGGGAAGCCCTACAATTTGGGTCTCACTATCAGTTGGATAATCTAGTAGCCATTGTTGATGTCAACCGGCTGGGACAAAGTGAAGCAGCACCACTGGGCCATGATACAGATGTCTATCGCAAGCGCTGTGAAGCCTTTGG CTGGAATACTTGTGTTGTGGATGGTCATGATGTGGAGGAACTGTGCCAGGCTTTATGGCAAGCAAGTCAGCAGAAGAGGAAGCCCACCATGATTGTGGCCAAGACTTTCAAAGGGCGAGGAATCCCAG GTGTGGAGAATGCTGACAATTGGCATGGAAAGCCCATTCCAAAAGACAAAGTGGAATCTATTCTCCATACTATTCAGAGTCAAATCCAGACTAATGATGTTTGGAGTATCCAGCCACCTGTTCAAGATGTGCCACCAATCAGCACTGTGGATATCAGAATGCCTTCTTCACCTACCTATAATATAGGAGAAAAA gtGGCCACCCGCAAAGCCTATGGTTTAGCCCTGGTAAAACTGGGAAAGGCTAACAAGCATGTGGTTGTCTTGGATGGTGACACTAAAAACTCCACTTTTGCTGAGCTTTTCAAACAGGCCTACCCAGAACGCTATATAGAGTGTTACATTGCCGAGCAGAACATG GTTAGTGTGGCTCTGGGTTGTGCTGCTAGGAATCGCACCATTGCGTTTGCCAGCACCTTTGCTGCCTTTTTCACTCGAGCGTTTGACCATATCCGGATGGGTGCTATCTCACAGTCAAACATTAAGCTTTGTGGGTCACACAGTGGGATTTCTATTG GAGAGGATGGGCCCTCTCAGATGGCCTTGGAAGATCTAGCCATGTTCAGAACTATTCCAGGTTGCACCGTGTTCTACCcaagtgatgcagtctccactGAGCATGCTGTTTCTTTGGCAGCAAACATTAAG GGAATATGCTTCATTCGTACCAGTCGTCCAGAGACTCCTGTCCTGTATTCTCAGGAAGAAAAGTTTGGGGTTGGCCATGCCAAG GTTGTTCGTATGAGTGATGCTGACAGGGTTACTGTTATTGGAGCAGGTGTCACACTTCATGAGGCCCTTTTAGCTGCTGATGAACTCTCCAAACAAG GGATTCATATCCGGATAATTGATccatttacaatcaaacctttggATGCTGATACCATCATTTCTAATGCCAGAGCCACTGGGGGACATATCATTACGGTTGAGGATCATTACAAAGAAG GTGGTATTGGTGAAGCTGTGGCTGCAGCTGTCTCAGGAGAACCTGGTATTCTGGTTCAGAGTCTAGCTGTGTCAGGTGTGCCTCGGAGTGGAAAACCTGCTGAGCTCCTAGATCTCTTTGGGATCAGTGCAAAACACATAATAACAGCTGTGAAGAGCACCTTTGCCAATTGA